The window GGTAAATTCTTACTGAAGCTAGAAGCAACCTCCAGATAAATGCAGTCTTCTAACTCAGGGACTTTTACCTTTTACTGTGCCTGAGACTCATCTGTGGAACTttggttaaaatgaaaattccagaGCCTGTCTCCTTgtctcccccaacacacacacacacacacacactgggggcGGGCGAATGAATTTTGCTATAAGGGGCGGAAAGTGGCCTGAAACTGAATGTTTAACAAGTTTCTGGTGATATCTGTTTTGGTAGCCTGAGGACCACTCTTAAAGAAATTTTGCTCTGATTCCTGTTCTGGTCCAGTAAAGTGGATGACAGAGGCAGCTTTGGCCTCCTTTCCTGATTGCCCCACCCAGAATTAAACTCAGCTGAGTGATcaggatttatttatatatatatatatacacacacataaacacacatgcatacacacacatataaatgccTTAAAAACAGAAgggtaaacattttttaaatttgagaaggTTTCAGGCTGTCCTGCAACCTGAGTCATCCATGTCCCAACTTGTGAACTAACTCCTTCACCCTGTACACattgttcacacacacacacagctatgCATAGGTTATACTGCATCTGCCACCACCAAATACCAGGGATGAGCAGTAATCCGGCCTcccccccaaccccagcccttctaaCAATATCAGAGTGTGAGGACTAAGGGTTCCACTTCCAACCCAaacccttttctccctctctgcacCACCTTCTGGCCCTCCTGCTCACCGAAGTTCACTACCCACATATGACTCCTTgggcttcttcttcctctctttctggaATCTGATCAAACAGAATGCAGCAACTGACAGAAGCAACACACCCAGGAGCACCCCAATCAGAGTTCCAGCCACTCGACCTTTGGAGGAGTCTAAGAAGACATAAGTCCCTCAGAGGTGCAGAACTTCCTTGGCCCATCCTCAGACCACTTCATGAAGCCTCCCCAATCCAAGCCTTTCAGTCTGGCCTTTGCTGAGCATCTCCTACCAGTCACAGAGAGGGTCAGCTCACAGGATGCACTGCCCATCTGGTTGGTGGCCACACAGCGGTAGGTGCCCGCGGAGGTCAGGGAGAGATTGCTGAGAATGAGCTGGCCAGATACCTCATCTAGAGGATGAAAAGGAAGTGCGCCACCTCATTCAACTTGGTGAGCATCTACTATAAGGAAAGCTCagttcatttcattcttacaATAGTCCTGCAAGAGAGGAACTAACCTCATACTATTGGTGGGAAAACTGACTCAGAAAGTAAATGATTTGACATGCACTAGAGAGCAATTCCAAAGCCACTTCAACTATGGGCCCTTTCCACCTTTTTAGGTTTAGGAAAACTGCACAAACATGAAGGTGAAGAAATTGGGGTGGGGTGCTTACTGACTAAGGTCAAGTTCTCAGCTGGAGGTAAAAAGGATCGATTGCTAAAAACTGTATCCTCTGGAGTGGCTCTAAACTGACCCAAGTGTTTTTCTAAACTCTTGCTTTAGAAGGCAGAACAACACACATCAAAAGTGATCTGGGGGGAAGATCTGAATTGATAAAGGGGTCTGTAGGGGCTGGGGCAATTAGGAGAGCTCTGGCAACTAGAGGAAGCTGAGAAGCTAAGGCTTTTAAGTATATGGCTCCTCCAAAGAAACCAGCTAAAATGATTCAAGCCAATCCATTCCACTCTACTTCAGTTTTTTCTCTAGGAAGTTTGGAATGACTCATAACCCTTAAGAAAACCTCCCAAAAGTGGAAAAGTAGGAATCCTAAGAATGCCCCCTGCCCTCTACTCTCTTTCAGAACATCAGTAGGAAATTTAGGTTGAGAAATACTCCCAGGAATGCAACCACAGACTGCAGAAGACagacaaaaagagaacaatagaaGGACGAGACAGGGAAAAGGTATAGTGGTTTGTCTCACACCCAGTAGTCATAAAACTGCTAATGTGAGTACATAGGATCTAGAGACTATATTTGCCCAGCTCTCCAGTTCCCTCTTTCCGAGTCTCTGGGCCCTTACCTTGAACCATGCTGCCAGGAGAAGGTGGAGGAGAAGATCCAACGTGTACCCAGTTGTACACTGGCTTCGGAGCTCCCTCAGAAGAGCTGCATCTCAGCATAGTAGAGCCCCCCACAAAAGTTGGCCCACTCTGAGTGCATAAGGGGCTACTGGGGGGAACTGCAAAAATCACAGAAGTACCTCAGCAATCTTCTAACCTCACACCAACTAAGTGCTACATTTCCTGATTTAATACCCCTGCCAAATAGTGGTCCATTTCTCTCCACACGCCACTATATCCCCAGGAAGTGATTTCTACTATTGGAAATTGTGAGTATTTTAAAGGTCTTCCTCATGTTGAGCCAAAATCCCATGTTCATATAATATCCACCCTTTGATTCCAGTTCCTTTGTGCccacaaagagaaattaaaatctctGCTACACATGACAGTCCTTCAGTCATGAATTTATAGCAGGCACACAAAATATCTCCTAGGTCTTATCTTTTCCATTTAAACATCTCTTGCCTCTAGTAGTTTCTTCTGGTTGCTCACCTCTGAGCAGGCTGtgatttggggtgagatggaagcTCAGAACACAAAGTAGTGCTCAGTGATAGGGGCCTTCTTCCTTTCATGGCCACCCTCCTTCTCTGTCACTGACCATTGGGAGGGACAGAATCCAAATCTGAGCTACTAGTGGGAAGTTCCTGGCTAATGGAACTGGTAGGGCTATGACTCAGATCCCATATAAGGGAAGGGCTTTCTCTCTCAAACCCTTTGTTCTGAGGCCCTAAGGGAGGAGACATTGTGGAGTGTGGAGTTGAGTATAACTATATAGATTAGAAGTCTTCAgaagggggatttttttttttaaaggtcccCAGTGTAGTTGTGTCCTTCAACCAGAAATCAAGATATGGGGAGAGTTAACAGCGTCTATGCACACTTTCAGGGTACATGGGTGGTTCATGAGTCCCCAGTCAGTCTTACCCAGCACAGTAAGGTTGATTAATCCCAACCCATTGGTGTAGAAATCTGGTGGATTGTTAACGTGACAGAGATAGGTTCCAGTATCTGAGGGGCGAACATCAGTCAATCTCAGGGTGGCCACCCCTCCTGTGGGGGGGTTCTGAAGTAGGCTGGCCCGTTCCGCCTTAGAACCAGTGGGATACAGATGGCCATTGGTGAAGTATAGGATCTGAGAAGAGGCAGAAGACGTAGATATGTTCCCCTCTCTGCCTGGCACTCATTCTACAGTGCTTCCACATGGAAGGGGGAATAAGTCCCCTCACTTGCACTAATGGAAGAGGTTGATACTCTGTAGCCTGAACTATGAAGGGGCAGCATAGTATCTTATCAACCATCAACATCTCAGCATCAATGGGACTTCACTAACAGGGGGTTTTAATATAGGAACCATGGGAGAGGAAAGGATAATATAGGGTCATACAGACTGAGATCTACCAAGAGCCCACTCACCTTTTCATCCAAGCAATTCTGATCCCCTCTACACCCCCACCCCAGATCCGCATTCTTCCTGACCAACCCCAAGAGGTCACAGTGGCTTTCAGCTCACAGGATGGGCCGCAGAAATGGGTTTCCCAGCCTGCACAAAGCTCCACTCCAGGGCGAAGTTGACTCCCACAGATGTGCTGTAACTGCAGCTCAGCTCAGCAGTCTGGCCCACCGGCGTGCTCAGGGGCTCTGCAGGTACCTTCACCTCCACAGCTAGCCCCGGGGCTGAGGGCGTAGAGGGAGGGCAGAACCATCATCCCGGTGATCTGGAGGGTCT of the Sciurus carolinensis chromosome 11, mSciCar1.2, whole genome shotgun sequence genome contains:
- the Vsig2 gene encoding V-set and immunoglobulin domain-containing protein 2, with protein sequence MAGQLEVEVTRLPARPFLYRALLGFVCLSAPGLAVEVKVPAEPLSTPVGQTAELSCSYSTSVGVNFALEWSFVQAGKPISAAHPILYFTNGHLYPTGSKAERASLLQNPPTGGVATLRLTDVRPSDTGTYLCHVNNPPDFYTNGLGLINLTVLVPPSSPLCTQSGPTFVGGSTMLRCSSSEGAPKPVYNWVHVGSSPPPSPGSMVQDEVSGQLILSNLSLTSAGTYRCVATNQMGSASCELTLSVTDSSKGRVAGTLIGVLLGVLLLSVAAFCLIRFQKERKKKPKESYVGSELREDAMAPGIFEQSSMKVDSSKGLLERSPSTSTMTTTKSKLPMVV